One window of uncultured Erythrobacter sp. genomic DNA carries:
- a CDS encoding UDP-glucose/GDP-mannose dehydrogenase family protein: MKIAMVGSGYVGLVSGACFADFGHDVVCIDKDQSKIDRLHEGVMPIYEPGLDALVENNVKAGRLSFTTSLAEGVKDAAAIFIAVGTPSRRGDGHADLSFVYAVAKEVGENLANDAVVVTKSTVPVGTGDEVERIIAGTGTAQKFAVVSNPEFLREGAAIGDFKRPDRIVIGAEDEFGEAVMREVYRPLFLNESPILFTSRRTSELIKYAANAFLATKITFINEMADLCEKVGADVQDVSRGIGMDNRIGSKFLHAGPGYGGSCFPKDTLALLKTAEDYDSPTRIVEAVVNVNDSRKRAMGRKVLDAIGGAEDARGKKVALLGLTFKPNTDDMRDSPAIAVAQTLTDAGVSVAAYDPEGMELAAPMMPQVAMCDDPYTAIENADAIAIVTEWDAFRALDLDRVKELAKAPVMVDLRNIYNPADMRAAGFTYASIGRA, translated from the coding sequence ATGAAAATTGCAATGGTGGGTTCGGGCTATGTAGGCCTCGTATCAGGCGCATGTTTCGCTGATTTCGGCCATGACGTTGTGTGCATCGACAAGGATCAGAGCAAGATCGACCGCCTTCATGAAGGTGTGATGCCGATTTACGAGCCCGGCCTTGACGCGCTGGTTGAGAACAACGTGAAAGCAGGCCGCTTGTCCTTCACCACTTCGCTGGCCGAGGGGGTCAAGGATGCAGCTGCGATCTTCATCGCGGTTGGCACGCCGAGCCGACGCGGCGATGGCCATGCTGACCTCTCCTTTGTTTACGCAGTGGCAAAGGAAGTGGGCGAGAACCTTGCAAATGACGCGGTGGTCGTGACCAAATCGACCGTGCCCGTGGGCACTGGCGACGAGGTCGAGCGGATTATTGCTGGCACCGGCACGGCGCAAAAGTTCGCAGTCGTTTCCAACCCCGAATTCTTGCGTGAAGGCGCGGCAATCGGCGACTTCAAGCGCCCCGACCGGATCGTGATCGGCGCCGAGGACGAATTTGGCGAAGCCGTCATGCGCGAGGTTTATCGCCCGCTCTTCCTCAATGAATCGCCGATCCTGTTCACCTCGCGCCGCACCAGTGAGCTGATCAAGTACGCCGCCAACGCCTTTCTCGCTACCAAGATCACCTTCATCAATGAAATGGCCGATCTGTGCGAGAAAGTCGGCGCAGATGTGCAGGATGTCAGCCGAGGGATCGGCATGGACAACCGGATCGGCTCCAAATTCCTCCATGCTGGCCCAGGCTATGGCGGATCGTGCTTCCCCAAGGACACGCTCGCACTGCTTAAGACGGCAGAGGATTATGACAGCCCCACCCGCATCGTCGAAGCGGTCGTCAATGTGAATGACAGCCGCAAACGCGCGATGGGCCGCAAGGTTCTCGACGCGATTGGCGGGGCAGAAGACGCACGCGGCAAGAAGGTCGCGCTGCTTGGTCTGACCTTCAAGCCCAACACCGATGATATGCGCGACTCCCCGGCAATAGCGGTGGCGCAGACGCTAACCGATGCAGGCGTCAGTGTGGCCGCCTATGATCCGGAAGGCATGGAGCTTGCCGCACCGATGATGCCGCAAGTGGCCATGTGCGATGATCCCTACACCGCCATCGAGAACGCCGATGCGATTGCGATCGTAACCGAGTGGGATGCATTCCGTGCACTCGACCTTGACCGGGTCAAGGAACTGGCCAAGGCGCCGGTGATGGTGGACCTCAGAAACATCTATAATCCTGCGGATATGCGGGCCGCAGGCTTCACCTATGCGAGCATAGGCCGCGCCTGA
- a CDS encoding metallophosphoesterase family protein, which translates to MFKALNKLFRPRPQPRLAAVPDGTRYYVIGDIHGRLDLYDAMIAAIDEDDRARPQVDTQVILLGDLVDRGPDSAGVVARTRAWQAQRKVRILAGNHEEMFLNAFSKPEVLRHFLKHGGRETILSYGLSKKQFNAMNLEELFALMPTLIPQSDRDYITDFEEMIIAGDYVFVHAGVDPAVPLSEQKRSDLLWIRDRFLSHEGPLDKVVVHGHTIFNKVMDCGNRIGIDTGAFRSGVLTALVLEADQRRILQASQTDGGPIEVFHGERA; encoded by the coding sequence ATGTTCAAGGCTCTGAACAAACTCTTTCGCCCCCGCCCCCAGCCTCGCCTAGCCGCGGTGCCGGATGGCACGCGCTATTATGTGATCGGGGATATCCACGGACGGCTTGACCTTTATGATGCGATGATCGCCGCAATCGACGAGGATGACCGAGCGCGTCCGCAAGTCGATACGCAGGTAATCCTGCTGGGCGATCTAGTCGATCGTGGTCCCGACAGCGCCGGAGTGGTCGCGCGCACCCGCGCCTGGCAGGCGCAGCGCAAGGTCCGCATCCTGGCGGGCAATCACGAAGAAATGTTCCTCAACGCCTTTTCCAAGCCGGAAGTGCTGCGCCACTTCCTCAAACATGGTGGCCGCGAGACGATCCTTTCCTATGGCCTGTCAAAGAAGCAGTTCAACGCGATGAACCTCGAAGAGCTTTTTGCACTAATGCCAACGCTCATTCCGCAATCGGACCGCGATTATATCACCGATTTCGAGGAGATGATCATCGCGGGCGATTATGTTTTCGTGCATGCAGGGGTCGATCCTGCGGTGCCGCTATCCGAACAGAAACGCAGTGACCTTCTCTGGATCCGCGACCGGTTCCTCAGTCATGAGGGGCCGCTGGATAAGGTTGTGGTCCATGGTCATACGATCTTCAACAAGGTGATGGATTGCGGCAACCGGATCGGGATTGACACTGGCGCTTTTCGCTCAGGTGTGCTTACCGCGCTCGTGCTCGAAGCCGACCAGCGGCGGATCCTTCAGGCCAGCCAAACCGATGGCGGCCCGATAGAGGTCTTCCACGGCGAACGGGCCTAA
- a CDS encoding TorF family putative porin — protein MLTSIRGLTAATLTAGLFLTAAPVFASENPPTVSLADDPVSEENAAHEAVLSTNTSRVNEPVELASASEMGGESGLTFSGNVAFTTEYRFRGVDLSGGDFAVQGGFDVAHSSGFYVGTWASNLDEDTVGYGSTELDIYGGWSGDLGGVLSADVGVIGYLYPDAGPGDFDYIEFYGSLSAEVGPASVTGGVAYAPDQDSLGGTDNLYLYSDVSVGLPSTPITLNAHVGYTDGFLTFTNDGEAIDWSVSADVAAGPVTLSAAYIGVEGDALIDPGKVFTDDAIVLTVSASF, from the coding sequence ATGCTCACGTCCATCCGCGGCCTTACCGCCGCAACTCTTACTGCCGGTCTTTTTCTTACGGCAGCTCCCGTATTCGCTTCGGAAAATCCGCCCACCGTTTCGCTTGCTGACGATCCTGTCAGCGAGGAAAACGCGGCGCATGAAGCCGTACTTTCCACCAACACTTCGCGCGTAAACGAACCGGTTGAACTGGCATCTGCCAGCGAAATGGGCGGCGAAAGCGGCCTGACATTCTCCGGCAATGTCGCCTTCACCACCGAATACCGTTTCCGCGGTGTCGATCTGTCGGGCGGTGACTTCGCCGTGCAGGGCGGCTTCGACGTCGCTCATTCGTCCGGCTTCTATGTCGGCACATGGGCGTCGAACCTCGATGAAGACACTGTCGGCTACGGCTCGACCGAACTCGACATCTATGGCGGCTGGAGCGGCGATCTGGGCGGAGTTCTTTCCGCCGATGTCGGTGTGATCGGCTATCTCTATCCCGATGCAGGTCCGGGCGATTTCGACTACATCGAATTCTACGGCTCGCTCAGCGCAGAAGTCGGACCCGCATCTGTGACCGGCGGCGTCGCCTATGCGCCTGATCAGGACTCGCTTGGCGGAACAGACAATCTCTATCTCTACAGCGACGTGTCGGTCGGCCTTCCCTCGACGCCGATCACGCTCAACGCGCATGTCGGCTATACGGACGGTTTCCTCACCTTCACCAATGACGGCGAAGCGATCGACTGGTCGGTTTCAGCGGATGTCGCGGCTGGCCCGGTGACTTTGTCGGCTGCCTATATCGGGGTCGAGGGCGACGCTCTGATCGATCCGGGCAAGGTCTTCACCGATGATGCTATCGTCCTGACCGTATCGGCTAGTTTCTAA
- a CDS encoding VOC family protein, with translation MVKYLHSMIRITDPQATVDFFKLIGLEEVRRFEVEAGRFTLIFLAAPGQEGLAEVELTYNWPPEDGSAPEEYDGGRNFGHLAYRVENIYETCQRLADAGHTIHRPPRDGHMAFVKSPDGISVELLQDGNLEPQEPWASMENTGSW, from the coding sequence ATGGTCAAATACCTCCACTCGATGATCCGCATCACCGACCCGCAGGCGACGGTCGATTTCTTCAAGTTGATCGGGCTGGAGGAAGTGCGCCGGTTCGAAGTCGAGGCTGGGCGCTTCACGCTCATATTCCTCGCCGCGCCCGGGCAGGAGGGGTTGGCCGAGGTAGAGCTCACGTATAACTGGCCGCCCGAAGACGGAAGCGCGCCGGAGGAGTATGATGGCGGACGCAATTTCGGCCATCTCGCATACCGGGTTGAGAATATTTACGAGACCTGCCAGCGGCTCGCCGATGCAGGCCACACAATCCATCGCCCGCCTCGCGACGGGCATATGGCCTTCGTGAAATCACCCGACGGCATCTCTGTCGAGCTGCTTCAGGACGGCAATCTCGAACCGCAAGAGCCGTGGGCCAGCATGGAAAACACAGGCAGTTGGTAA
- the nhaA gene encoding Na+/H+ antiporter NhaA, with translation MSDTSSNAPKPLLRIFAPVRALFVSDASAGVLLILVAAAAMLAANSVFAQEYDTLINGKFDWYPHAKLSSLHYIVNDGLMAVFFFVVGLEVKRELIVGQLADAKSRRLPLVAALAGMVVPALVFMAVSGGGEYSRGWAIPAATDIAFAMGVLGILGNRVPGSLRIFLLTVAIVDDIGAVLVIAFFYTTVGDAFLFWLAASAAVFALMVMLNRMHVSQFWPYILLALLLWWCVLNTGVHATIAGVLAALTIPMHRKDGNSMLERLEHGLAPWSAYLVVPVFGFANAGVSFTGMTINNLLDPLPVAIAAGLVIGKQLGIFSAIFVAEKTGFAARPAHASWQEIWGITILCGIGFTMSLFIGLLAFEGNQFLIDEAKIGILTGSAISAVMGYLVLRFSTEHSEETAQLDNKDD, from the coding sequence ATGTCCGATACATCTTCCAATGCTCCGAAGCCGCTGCTGCGGATTTTTGCGCCGGTCCGTGCACTCTTCGTAAGCGATGCGTCCGCAGGTGTGCTGCTGATCCTGGTCGCGGCCGCTGCAATGTTGGCAGCCAATTCCGTCTTCGCGCAGGAATATGACACGCTAATCAACGGCAAGTTTGATTGGTACCCGCATGCAAAGCTGAGCTCGCTGCACTACATCGTGAATGACGGGCTGATGGCGGTGTTCTTCTTTGTTGTGGGCCTTGAGGTCAAACGAGAACTGATCGTCGGGCAATTGGCGGATGCGAAGTCGCGGCGCTTGCCCCTTGTCGCGGCGCTCGCGGGCATGGTCGTGCCAGCCTTGGTCTTTATGGCAGTGTCAGGCGGCGGTGAGTATTCCCGCGGCTGGGCGATCCCGGCAGCGACCGACATTGCCTTTGCCATGGGCGTGCTAGGCATCCTCGGCAATCGCGTGCCCGGATCCTTGCGGATATTCCTGCTCACGGTTGCGATCGTAGATGACATAGGCGCCGTCCTTGTGATCGCGTTCTTCTATACCACTGTCGGCGATGCCTTTCTGTTCTGGCTTGCTGCATCGGCAGCGGTTTTCGCGCTCATGGTCATGCTCAACCGGATGCATGTCAGTCAGTTCTGGCCCTATATCTTGCTCGCATTGCTGCTATGGTGGTGCGTCCTGAATACCGGTGTCCATGCGACGATCGCAGGTGTGCTTGCCGCGCTGACGATCCCGATGCATCGCAAAGACGGCAATTCCATGCTCGAACGTCTTGAGCACGGCCTTGCACCGTGGAGCGCCTATCTGGTGGTGCCAGTCTTCGGCTTTGCCAATGCAGGCGTCTCGTTCACTGGGATGACGATCAACAATCTGCTTGATCCGCTGCCCGTCGCGATCGCTGCCGGTCTGGTTATCGGCAAGCAACTCGGCATCTTCTCCGCGATATTCGTCGCCGAAAAAACCGGCTTTGCCGCGCGCCCCGCTCATGCCAGTTGGCAGGAAATCTGGGGCATAACCATACTGTGCGGGATCGGCTTTACGATGTCGCTGTTCATCGGCCTGCTCGCCTTTGAGGGCAATCAGTTCCTGATTGACGAGGCCAAGATCGGCATTCTGACCGGATCGGCAATTTCCGCGGTGATGGGGTATCTAGTGCTGCGGTTCTCAACCGAGCATTCTGAGGAAACGGCTCAACTGGACAACAAAGACGATTGA
- a CDS encoding glycosyl transferase family protein: MAIWTWDLWQWLAVFQHELLLFAGIFFLIGALDDLAVDLTYLWLRVIGRGQTPQVNRNELQQRELHGGAAVFIPAWQESEVIRETIAHLLAAWPQEHLRLYVGIYRNDPQTLEAAMRSAPGDARLRLVIHDRNGPSTKADCLNRLYNALCDDERRMGQTFKSVIFHDAEDMVDPAALGLLDSVIASGADFAQLPVEPLPQSSRQWLGSHYCEEFAEAHGKAMVVRDAVGAALPAAGVGCAVARDALDQLAKARSKDGPFEPESLTEDYELGLMVAGNGGTCRFVRARGEDDLLIATRAFFPARLDHIVRQKTRWVHGIALQGWDRIGWGGGVMERWMRARDRRGPLTALVLLVGYILIALTLLMVVAANFGWTQPIAMSPMLKVLLIANLAFFVWRVAWRFAFTARNYGVVEGIFAVLRIPVTNVIAIMAGRRAVSAYLSTLFGGGIIWDKTPHSRHPVRFENVRGRQLVSTSSVEALQL, from the coding sequence TTGGCTATTTGGACTTGGGATCTGTGGCAGTGGCTTGCCGTGTTCCAGCACGAGCTGCTTCTGTTTGCGGGCATATTCTTTCTGATCGGTGCGCTGGATGATCTGGCGGTTGATCTGACATATCTGTGGCTAAGGGTGATTGGACGCGGTCAGACTCCGCAGGTCAATCGCAACGAGCTTCAGCAGCGGGAACTGCATGGCGGGGCGGCGGTGTTCATCCCTGCTTGGCAGGAATCAGAGGTCATCCGCGAAACGATCGCGCATTTGCTCGCTGCCTGGCCGCAAGAGCATTTGCGCCTTTATGTCGGCATATACCGCAATGATCCTCAGACGCTGGAAGCCGCGATGCGCAGCGCGCCCGGCGATGCGCGGCTTCGGCTGGTCATCCATGACCGCAACGGGCCAAGCACCAAGGCGGATTGCCTCAACCGGCTCTATAATGCGCTGTGCGATGATGAGCGGCGCATGGGCCAGACCTTCAAGTCGGTGATCTTCCACGATGCCGAAGACATGGTCGATCCGGCTGCGCTGGGTCTCCTCGACAGTGTGATTGCCTCTGGCGCGGACTTTGCCCAATTGCCTGTCGAGCCGCTCCCGCAAAGCTCGCGCCAATGGCTCGGCAGCCATTATTGCGAGGAATTTGCCGAAGCGCATGGCAAGGCGATGGTCGTGCGTGATGCAGTGGGAGCTGCCTTGCCAGCAGCGGGCGTGGGCTGCGCGGTAGCGCGCGATGCGCTTGACCAGCTGGCAAAGGCGCGCAGCAAAGATGGACCGTTCGAGCCTGAATCGCTGACCGAGGATTACGAGCTGGGTCTGATGGTCGCCGGAAATGGCGGAACTTGCCGGTTTGTTCGCGCGCGCGGAGAGGATGATCTGCTGATCGCAACGCGCGCCTTCTTCCCTGCTCGGCTCGATCATATTGTCCGGCAAAAGACACGCTGGGTTCACGGGATCGCGCTTCAGGGATGGGACAGGATCGGCTGGGGCGGCGGCGTAATGGAAAGATGGATGCGCGCCCGCGACCGGCGCGGACCGCTTACGGCTCTGGTGCTGCTCGTGGGCTATATTCTGATCGCGCTTACGCTCTTGATGGTGGTTGCAGCGAACTTCGGCTGGACCCAGCCGATTGCCATGTCGCCGATGCTCAAAGTGCTGCTGATCGCCAACCTCGCTTTCTTCGTTTGGCGCGTCGCATGGCGCTTTGCCTTTACCGCGCGCAATTATGGCGTGGTCGAAGGAATATTTGCAGTGCTGCGCATTCCGGTCACCAACGTGATTGCGATTATGGCCGGACGGCGCGCGGTGAGCGCTTATCTTTCGACCCTGTTTGGCGGCGGGATCATCTGGGACAAAACCCCGCATAGCCGCCATCCGGTGCGGTTTGAAAATGTGCGCGGCAGGCAGCTGGTATCGACCTCAAGTGTCGAGGCATTGCAGCTATGA
- a CDS encoding sulfite exporter TauE/SafE family protein — protein sequence MDVYLPIANLSVNGLFIVLLGGLTGILSGLFGVGGGFLTTPLLIFYGIPPTVAAASAATQVTGASVSGVIAHGKRKGVDYRMGLVMVGGGVVGALLGAVLFRLLQSWGQIDVVIGVLYVVMLGTIGTLMMREALEAMSPGTVQGDVRPRKRRHHPLIAGLPFRTRFYASGLYISPLAPLILGVIVGILTMLMGVGGGFILVPAMLYLLGMSGKVVVGTSLFQILFVTMVTTMTHALTTKAVDIVLAGLLLLGSVLGAQFGTQIAMKARPEVLRLVLAAIVILVALRMLYGLGVQPDEIYTVSPL from the coding sequence ATGGATGTTTACCTGCCCATTGCGAATCTCTCGGTGAACGGGCTGTTCATCGTCCTGCTGGGCGGGTTGACGGGTATCCTATCGGGGCTTTTCGGCGTTGGCGGCGGGTTTCTGACTACACCTCTGCTGATCTTTTACGGCATCCCTCCCACCGTTGCCGCTGCTTCGGCCGCGACGCAGGTGACCGGCGCAAGCGTTTCGGGCGTGATCGCGCATGGCAAGCGTAAGGGCGTCGATTACCGGATGGGATTGGTCATGGTCGGCGGCGGCGTTGTCGGCGCGCTGTTGGGGGCCGTTCTGTTCCGGCTGCTGCAATCATGGGGGCAGATCGATGTCGTGATCGGTGTGCTTTATGTGGTCATGCTTGGCACGATTGGCACGTTGATGATGCGCGAAGCGCTCGAAGCGATGTCACCGGGGACGGTACAGGGGGACGTTCGTCCGCGCAAACGCCGTCATCATCCGCTTATTGCAGGCTTGCCGTTCCGCACGCGCTTTTACGCATCGGGCCTCTATATCTCCCCCCTCGCGCCGCTGATACTGGGCGTGATTGTCGGCATTCTGACCATGCTGATGGGAGTTGGCGGCGGCTTCATTCTGGTCCCTGCGATGCTCTATCTGCTGGGTATGAGCGGCAAGGTCGTTGTCGGCACCTCGCTGTTCCAGATCCTGTTCGTGACTATGGTGACGACGATGACCCACGCGTTGACGACCAAGGCGGTCGACATCGTGCTTGCCGGTCTGTTGCTGCTCGGCTCGGTGCTGGGCGCGCAATTCGGCACGCAGATCGCGATGAAGGCGCGGCCCGAGGTTTTGCGGCTGGTGCTTGCAGCCATCGTCATTCTGGTGGCGCTCAGGATGCTGTACGGATTGGGCGTTCAGCCTGACGAGATTTATACGGTCAGTCCGCTGTGA
- a CDS encoding TIGR02186 family protein, whose product MGQREPILVPEVSQDRVEVRQGFTGANLLLYGAVIDPAGAASNTQYDIVVVLKGPTEPIRLREKDRIAGIWMNAGSTDFRSAPSFFAVASSSPIEEIVDPRTAAIYELGTEFIQLSPTGQIEPEEQSRYARGLVETRERAGLYKEEAGGVRISEGVLYQARIALPSNVTTGEYTAETFAIANGRVLASATADIEVVKVGLEGSVVYFANRFALFYGLGAILLSVSMGWMAGRFFARS is encoded by the coding sequence ATGGGCCAGCGTGAGCCGATATTGGTGCCTGAAGTCAGTCAGGATCGCGTCGAAGTGCGGCAGGGCTTCACCGGCGCAAATCTGCTGCTTTACGGCGCGGTGATCGATCCGGCTGGGGCGGCAAGCAACACGCAATACGACATTGTCGTTGTGCTGAAAGGCCCGACCGAGCCGATCCGTCTGCGTGAGAAGGACCGGATTGCGGGTATCTGGATGAATGCAGGATCGACCGATTTCCGCTCTGCGCCTTCCTTCTTCGCGGTCGCCTCCTCCAGCCCGATTGAGGAGATCGTCGACCCGCGCACCGCCGCGATTTACGAGCTTGGCACCGAGTTTATCCAGCTCAGCCCAACCGGCCAGATCGAGCCGGAAGAGCAGTCGCGTTACGCCCGCGGGCTGGTTGAAACCCGCGAACGCGCAGGCCTGTATAAAGAGGAAGCGGGCGGCGTGCGGATCAGTGAAGGGGTGCTTTATCAGGCGCGCATCGCGCTTCCCTCAAACGTGACCACCGGCGAATACACCGCCGAAACCTTTGCCATCGCCAATGGCCGCGTTCTCGCCAGTGCGACCGCCGATATCGAGGTCGTGAAGGTCGGACTCGAAGGATCGGTGGTCTATTTCGCCAACCGTTTTGCGCTGTTTTACGGGCTCGGAGCGATCCTCTTGTCGGTTTCGATGGGTTGGATGGCCGGACGATTCTTCGCAAGGTCCTGA
- a CDS encoding DUF87 domain-containing protein, translated as MTDMGNHNFPAAEGAENAPGSRGGSQGAPQAEKAADNARQPIGIVLEVSGAGSQIALDIQRLNECMGDTDPSIMLAGQVGSQIKIRVGNAWLLANVRDQRKDRRSENGIIAHIDFLGEGSEEKLTGRIHGFKRGVTRYPVPGAMVYPATTKDLEQIYASDGRANITIGTVFPTKDIRAGLYIDAMLGKHFALLGSTGTGKSTSAALILHRICQAAPEGHIVMIDPHGEYSAAFRQTGHILDVSNLQMPYWLMNFEEHCEVLLTSDGNERQVDADILAKCLLHARSKNRLAEKMGKITVDSPIPYLLSDLSTKIQDEMGKLDKATSSAPYMRIKGKLEEIKADPRYQFMFSGMLVGDTMADFISKVFRMPGNGKPISIIDVSGVPSDITSTVVAVLSRLVFDFAIWGREERTRPILLVCEEAHRYVPNEKNSDGSSVAKILSRIAKEGRKYGISLGLITQRPSDLAEGVLSQCGTILSMRLNNDRDQAFVKAAMPEGARGFLDSIPALRNREVIICGEGVAIPIRVNFDNLEEHKRPASEDPSFADLWQQGGGEEEIVDRVVLRWRSQG; from the coding sequence ATGACCGATATGGGCAATCACAATTTCCCCGCCGCCGAAGGGGCTGAAAACGCGCCCGGTTCACGCGGCGGTTCACAGGGTGCTCCTCAGGCAGAAAAAGCTGCCGACAATGCCCGCCAGCCGATTGGTATCGTGCTCGAAGTGTCGGGTGCGGGCTCGCAAATCGCGCTCGACATCCAGCGACTCAACGAATGTATGGGGGACACCGATCCCTCGATCATGCTGGCCGGACAGGTTGGCAGCCAGATCAAGATCCGTGTTGGCAATGCGTGGCTGCTCGCCAATGTCCGCGATCAGCGCAAGGATAGGCGCAGCGAAAACGGCATCATCGCGCATATCGACTTTCTCGGCGAGGGCTCGGAAGAAAAGCTCACTGGCCGCATCCACGGGTTTAAGCGCGGTGTGACCCGCTATCCGGTGCCCGGCGCGATGGTCTATCCCGCAACCACCAAAGACCTTGAACAAATCTACGCCAGCGATGGCCGCGCCAATATCACGATAGGCACGGTTTTCCCGACCAAGGATATCCGCGCGGGCCTTTATATCGATGCAATGCTGGGCAAGCACTTTGCGCTGCTGGGGTCGACCGGTACGGGTAAATCGACCAGTGCTGCGCTGATCCTTCACCGCATCTGTCAGGCCGCACCCGAAGGCCACATCGTGATGATTGACCCTCACGGCGAGTATTCGGCCGCGTTTCGCCAAACGGGCCATATCCTCGACGTGTCGAACCTCCAGATGCCCTATTGGCTGATGAATTTCGAGGAACATTGCGAGGTGCTGCTCACCAGCGATGGCAATGAGCGTCAGGTTGATGCCGATATTCTTGCCAAGTGTCTGCTGCATGCCCGTTCGAAAAACCGACTGGCCGAGAAGATGGGCAAGATCACGGTGGACTCGCCAATCCCCTATCTGCTCTCCGACCTTTCGACCAAGATTCAGGACGAGATGGGCAAGCTCGACAAGGCGACCTCGTCAGCGCCCTATATGCGGATCAAGGGCAAGCTCGAAGAGATCAAGGCCGATCCGCGCTACCAGTTCATGTTCTCCGGCATGCTGGTCGGCGATACGATGGCCGACTTCATCTCCAAGGTTTTCCGCATGCCCGGCAATGGCAAGCCGATCTCGATCATCGACGTTTCGGGCGTGCCGTCCGACATCACCTCGACGGTGGTCGCGGTGCTTTCACGGCTGGTGTTCGATTTTGCGATCTGGGGCCGCGAGGAACGCACCCGTCCGATCCTGCTCGTGTGCGAAGAGGCGCACCGTTACGTTCCCAACGAGAAGAACTCGGACGGTTCTTCGGTTGCAAAGATCCTCAGCCGGATTGCCAAGGAGGGCCGTAAATACGGCATCTCGCTCGGCCTGATTACCCAGCGTCCGTCCGACCTTGCCGAAGGCGTGCTGTCGCAATGCGGCACGATCCTGTCGATGCGCCTCAACAATGACCGAGATCAGGCATTCGTGAAGGCCGCCATGCCCGAGGGCGCGCGCGGCTTCCTCGATTCCATCCCGGCCTTGCGCAACCGCGAGGTGATCATCTGCGGCGAAGGTGTCGCAATCCCTATCCGCGTGAACTTTGACAATCTCGAAGAGCACAAGCGCCCGGCCTCCGAAGATCCGAGCTTTGCCGATCTGTGGCAGCAAGGCGGCGGCGAAGAAGAGATCGTCGATCGCGTTGTGCTGCGCTGGCGTTCGCAGGGTTGA